Proteins encoded in a region of the Ornithodoros turicata isolate Travis chromosome 3, ASM3712646v1, whole genome shotgun sequence genome:
- the LOC135389900 gene encoding sulfotransferase ssu-1-like: MTDTRPVPATHVVNGVRLPIFFDADTARASMTYTPKDTDVFIATYPKCGTTWMQHIVYLIQNHGKPPQKAGDFFRSSTYLEMLGKKAADEVTVPGAIKTHLPFDKVPFSPKAKYIYVYRNPWDCVVSYFNHVKTIPPYKFQGGTFDDLFEAFMRGEVEDGDYFDHFLGWYAHRSDQNVFPVSYEEMHVDPTTAIRRVGQFLGEEYEKSLQDDNVLQEVLKCSSLDYMKVHANEYMRDFFRKDMRDVLEDPALTPSIKNIRRGFSEDDVDSFGLVKKGGIGKAADVLKPDHVLRLRKKLEEKLSGVELPDSWKNLPYLL; encoded by the coding sequence ATGACAGACACAAGACCCGTCCCGGCAACGCACGTCGTCAACGGCGTCCGCCTGCCCATCTTCTTCGACGCCGACACGGCTCGCGCGAGCATGACGTACACACCTAAAGACACCGACGTCTTCATCGCCACGTACCCGAAATGTGGCACGACATGGATGCAGCACATTGTCTACCTTATTCAGAACCACGGGAAGCCACCACAGAAAGCCGGTGATTTTTTCCGCTCAAGCACGTACCTCGAAATGCTCGGCAAGAAAGCTGCGGACGAAGTGACGGTACCAGGAGCCATCAAGACGCACTTGCCATTCGACAAAGTTCCCTTCTCGCCCAAGGCCAAGTACATCTACGTCTATCGGAACCCGTGGGATTGTGTAGTGTCTTACTTTAACCACGTTAAGACTATCCCTCCGTACAAGTTCCAGGGCGGAACGTTCGACGACCTGTTCGAAGCTTTCATGCGAGGCGAGGTTGAAGACGGCGACTACTTCGACCATTTCCTTGGCTGGTACGCGCACAGAAGCGACCAAAATGTATTCCCCGTATCGTACGAAGAAATGCACGTTGATCCAACAACAGCGATACGGCGGGTTGGACAGTTTCTGGGTGAGGAGTACGAAAAATCGTTGCAGGACGACAATGTTCTTCAAGAAGTCTTGAAGTGCAGTAGCCTCGACTACATGAAGGTCCATGCGAACGAGTATATGAGAGACTTTTTTAGGAAGGACATGCGAGATGTTTTGGAAGACCCTGCGTTGACACCGAGCATAAAGAATATTCGGAGGGGTTTCTCGGAAGATGATGTTGATTCGTTCGGGTTGGTGAAGAAAGGTGGGATCGGCAAAGCGGCAGACGTCCTCAAGCCGGACCACGTGCTCAGATTGAGAAAGAAGTTAGAAGAGAAGCTTTCGGGTGTGGAGTTGCCAGATTCGTGGAAGAACTTGCCCTACTTGTTGTGA